In Dehalococcoidia bacterium, a single genomic region encodes these proteins:
- a CDS encoding 2-oxo acid dehydrogenase subunit E2 — protein sequence MPVRIELPHVGESVTEGVIQKWLKQPGERVKKYEPLAEVVTDKVTMEFPSPVDGVLVRHLVPEGATVPMGSAICEIETAEAPAPAAPPAPKPPPAVMEEPSPSMVLGPTGLRPREEPAPTPPAPTAGRERPPLSPVVQRLVAEHGITPQELESIQGTGLGGRITKQDILRYLEARSAPTPAPAPAAPPAPIPASPPPAPAPARPTPGADEEVVPLTPVRRTIAENMARAAREIPMAWSMVEVDVTALARWRETIKDEFERKEGVELTFLPFVVKAVVEALKENPLVNATWGGDKIILKKRIHIGIAVAAPQGLVVPVIHDADRLSIAGLAKAIHDKVQRARANRLTLDDVHGGTFTVNNTGALGSVLSQAIINYPQAAILTTERVVKRPVVVDDAIAIRHMMNITVTFDHRILDGHQIGAFTQAVKRRLESMGPQTPLY from the coding sequence ATGCCTGTGCGCATTGAACTCCCCCATGTGGGGGAATCGGTAACCGAAGGGGTCATCCAGAAGTGGCTCAAACAGCCGGGGGAAAGGGTCAAGAAGTACGAGCCCCTGGCAGAGGTGGTTACCGACAAGGTAACGATGGAGTTCCCCTCGCCGGTGGACGGGGTGTTGGTGCGCCACTTGGTGCCCGAGGGGGCCACCGTCCCCATGGGGAGCGCCATTTGCGAGATAGAGACGGCCGAAGCCCCTGCGCCGGCTGCGCCCCCTGCGCCCAAGCCCCCCCCCGCCGTGATGGAGGAGCCGTCCCCCAGCATGGTGCTGGGGCCGACGGGCCTACGCCCGCGGGAGGAGCCTGCGCCCACCCCCCCTGCTCCCACGGCAGGGCGGGAGCGCCCACCCCTCTCCCCGGTGGTGCAGCGCCTGGTGGCCGAGCACGGCATTACCCCGCAGGAACTCGAGAGCATTCAGGGCACGGGCCTGGGCGGGCGCATCACCAAGCAGGACATCCTGCGCTACCTGGAGGCCCGTTCTGCCCCCACCCCTGCGCCCGCTCCCGCCGCCCCGCCTGCACCCATTCCCGCTTCCCCACCCCCAGCCCCCGCCCCGGCCCGCCCCACCCCGGGGGCCGATGAGGAGGTGGTGCCCCTCACCCCCGTGCGCCGCACCATCGCCGAGAACATGGCCCGCGCCGCACGGGAAATCCCCATGGCCTGGAGCATGGTGGAGGTGGATGTCACGGCCCTGGCCCGCTGGCGGGAAACCATCAAGGACGAGTTTGAGCGGAAGGAGGGGGTGGAACTCACCTTCCTCCCCTTTGTGGTGAAGGCGGTGGTGGAGGCCCTCAAGGAGAACCCCCTGGTCAACGCCACCTGGGGAGGGGACAAGATCATCCTCAAAAAGCGCATCCACATCGGCATTGCGGTGGCGGCACCCCAGGGGTTGGTGGTACCCGTCATTCACGACGCTGACCGCCTCAGCATCGCCGGCCTGGCCAAGGCTATTCACGACAAGGTCCAGCGGGCGCGGGCCAACCGCCTTACCCTGGACGATGTGCATGGGGGCACCTTCACCGTCAACAACACGGGGGCATTAGGCTCGGTGCTCTCCCAGGCCATCATCAACTACCCCCAGGCGGCCATCCTCACCACCGAGCGGGTGGTCAAGCGCCCCGTGGTGGTGGACGACGCCATCGCCATCCGCCATATGATGAACATCACTGTTACCTTTGACCACCGTATCTTGGACGGGCATCAAATAGGGGCCTTCACCCAGGCGGTGAAGCGCCGCCTGGAGAGCATGGGCCCCCAGACACCCCTTTACTAG
- a CDS encoding MaoC family dehydratase N-terminal domain-containing protein, producing MTQASLESVLTPEVKAMIGVKGEIVECWGTVDEEYLRRFIQAIMDPDPLYWDEEYARASRYGERITPPIMVSYLPNRLPPGEEDPVTRAFRENPMSDGIGGVRQRGGLPPIPTKLVRILNAGNDIEVYKFPSIGDKIRYQSMYKDIQAHIGRDGTPFLTVVTETRYWNQKGELLCITRAATIRR from the coding sequence ATGACCCAAGCCTCTCTGGAATCGGTTTTGACCCCCGAAGTCAAGGCTATGATAGGCGTCAAGGGTGAAATAGTGGAATGTTGGGGCACTGTAGACGAGGAGTACCTGCGCCGTTTCATCCAGGCCATTATGGACCCCGACCCCCTCTATTGGGACGAGGAGTACGCCCGCGCCAGCCGTTATGGTGAACGCATCACCCCCCCGATTATGGTCAGTTACCTGCCCAACCGACTCCCCCCAGGGGAGGAGGACCCCGTCACCCGCGCCTTCCGGGAGAACCCCATGTCCGACGGCATCGGCGGCGTGCGCCAGCGGGGCGGCCTCCCCCCCATCCCCACCAAACTGGTGCGCATCCTTAACGCCGGCAACGACATAGAGGTCTACAAGTTCCCCAGCATCGGCGACAAAATCCGCTACCAGAGCATGTATAAAGATATCCAAGCCCACATCGGGCGCGATGGCACCCCCTTCCTCACCGTCGTCACCGAAACCCGCTACTGGAACCAGAAGGGCGAACTCCTCTGCATCACCCGGGCCGCCACCATCCGTCGCTAA
- a CDS encoding acyl dehydratase codes for MALPLEQLLKLPPEEMLKHNEKPTVEQLRTQQQRYYEDVTEGMELPKYIYGPMTPTHIFRWSAAIENWHRIHYDLAFATHHDRLPSILVQGSWKQSIIPSYLKDWVRPNGWFWKASFQHRAMLVPGDILIVWGRVIKKYVKEGMGFVDLEIGMKNQDGIESMPGTATVVLPLRGGKPIPYPFIPPKE; via the coding sequence ATGGCACTCCCCCTGGAGCAACTCCTCAAATTGCCTCCCGAAGAGATGCTCAAACACAACGAGAAGCCCACCGTGGAACAACTGCGCACCCAACAACAGCGCTACTACGAGGATGTTACCGAGGGCATGGAACTGCCCAAATACATCTACGGCCCCATGACGCCCACCCACATCTTCCGCTGGAGCGCCGCCATTGAAAACTGGCACCGCATCCACTATGACCTGGCCTTCGCTACTCACCACGACCGCCTCCCCAGCATCCTTGTCCAGGGCTCCTGGAAGCAGAGCATCATCCCCTCCTACCTGAAGGACTGGGTGCGCCCCAACGGCTGGTTCTGGAAAGCCAGCTTCCAGCACCGCGCCATGCTCGTCCCCGGCGACATCCTCATCGTCTGGGGCAGAGTCATCAAAAAGTACGTGAAGGAGGGGATGGGCTTCGTGGACCTGGAGATCGGCATGAAGAACCAGGACGGAATTGAAAGTATGCCCGGCACCGCCACCGTCGTCCTCCCCCTCCGCGGGGGGAAACCCATCCCTTACCCCTTCATCCCGCCCAAGGAGTAG
- a CDS encoding acyl-CoA dehydrogenase family protein, giving the protein MRFEWTPQQKALIEEVRAFIREHVTPEVLQELEDEGADAGRGPRYLELRRKIYERGWIGIAVPKEYGGQGGSRVDQYLVEEEFARAGIPIEVVGSGVPAILAAGTEEQKKYYIPRILKGEFVFALGFTEPQAGADLAGLQCRAVRDGDFYIINGQKMFTSAAHYATHIYMMVRTDPNAERHRGISILIVPMDTPGITVRPLWTIQNNPRAPRGTTYGTARTNEVFFDNVRVPVSCRLGPENQGWYIGAAGLNLDRVGAWRYLISVKRDEDIINWAKAHRDNGHPVARRIGSDPAIRDRIAELWIEAQVCRLMTLRSMAIVERGGNFTYEGSAEKVWAPEHGVRTTETIAQILGPYAQLMNGSPLNIEKGIFAHNLLGAFQSGINHGSVQVMRDQVARRGLGLPRG; this is encoded by the coding sequence ATGCGGTTCGAATGGACTCCCCAGCAGAAGGCCCTGATTGAGGAGGTGCGGGCGTTTATTCGGGAGCATGTGACTCCGGAGGTATTGCAGGAGCTCGAGGATGAGGGGGCTGACGCCGGGCGCGGCCCCCGGTACCTAGAACTGCGCCGTAAGATCTATGAGCGGGGGTGGATCGGCATCGCCGTCCCCAAGGAGTACGGGGGCCAGGGGGGGAGCCGAGTAGACCAATACCTGGTGGAGGAGGAGTTCGCCCGCGCTGGCATCCCCATTGAGGTGGTGGGGAGCGGGGTGCCCGCCATCCTGGCCGCCGGCACCGAGGAGCAGAAGAAGTACTACATCCCCCGCATCTTGAAGGGGGAGTTCGTCTTCGCCCTGGGCTTCACCGAGCCCCAGGCCGGGGCCGACCTGGCCGGCTTGCAGTGTCGCGCCGTGCGGGACGGGGACTTCTACATCATCAACGGCCAGAAGATGTTCACCTCGGCTGCCCACTACGCTACGCACATCTACATGATGGTGCGCACCGACCCCAACGCCGAACGGCATCGGGGCATCTCCATCCTTATCGTCCCTATGGATACCCCCGGCATCACGGTGCGCCCCTTGTGGACCATTCAGAATAACCCCCGTGCCCCCCGGGGCACCACCTACGGCACTGCCCGCACTAACGAGGTGTTCTTTGACAATGTGCGGGTGCCCGTGTCGTGCCGCCTGGGGCCGGAGAACCAGGGCTGGTATATCGGGGCGGCGGGCCTGAACCTGGACCGGGTGGGGGCATGGCGCTACCTCATCTCGGTGAAGCGGGATGAGGACATCATCAACTGGGCCAAGGCCCACCGGGATAACGGCCACCCCGTCGCCCGCAGGATAGGAAGCGACCCCGCCATCCGCGACCGCATCGCCGAGCTGTGGATAGAGGCCCAGGTGTGCCGCCTGATGACCTTGCGGAGTATGGCCATCGTGGAGCGGGGCGGGAACTTCACCTATGAAGGCTCGGCCGAAAAGGTGTGGGCACCCGAGCACGGCGTGCGCACCACCGAGACTATCGCCCAAATCCTCGGCCCCTATGCCCAGCTGATGAACGGCTCCCCCCTCAACATTGAGAAGGGCATCTTCGCCCACAACCTGTTGGGGGCCTTCCAGTCGGGCATCAACCACGGGAGCGTCCAGGTCATGCGCGATCAGGTGGCCCGTCGCGGTTTGGGCCTGCCCCGTGGCTGA
- a CDS encoding CoA transferase, translated as MERLPFSGVRVLDSTYVFALPYAGGLMADLGAEVIKVEGPGRIDVTRVGALSGAFPENIPGEDWWNRSSIYNVLNRGKMSLTLDLSKPSGRALFAELVKISDVVMENYTPRVMKGWGLDYPNLRKLRPDVIMVSNTGYGHGDGPYSDYPAQATTQEATHGHCGVTGYIGGPPSKAGQSFVDFLASWTAVFTVAAALRLRQRTGQGQWIDIGMYQCGVMFLSEFLMDYIGNGRVAPRMGNRHPFRAPQGVYPARGDDQWIVLSVGTDAQWRALCDLMGKPHLAHDPRFVDSLSRLKNHDALDTLIAEWTRGHDRDDLIERLQAVGIPAGPVFHARDIHLDPHYAARGFLECVEYPPERGMGRRPLIGRPFKAATIPARIQGPAPRLGEHNEAILVGLLGLTPEAVRDLEKEGIIAQVPRDARLEPRVSPEEMVRRGALAFWDPEYRRRLGVEG; from the coding sequence ATGGAACGCCTCCCCTTCAGTGGTGTGCGGGTGCTGGATTCCACCTATGTGTTCGCTCTGCCCTATGCGGGGGGGCTGATGGCTGACTTGGGGGCCGAGGTCATCAAGGTGGAGGGCCCCGGGCGCATTGATGTTACCCGCGTGGGGGCGCTGAGCGGGGCCTTCCCCGAGAACATCCCCGGAGAGGACTGGTGGAATCGCTCCTCCATTTACAATGTGCTCAACCGGGGGAAGATGTCCCTGACCCTGGATCTGAGCAAGCCCTCTGGGCGCGCCCTGTTCGCCGAGTTGGTGAAAATTTCCGATGTGGTGATGGAGAACTACACGCCCCGCGTGATGAAGGGGTGGGGGCTGGACTACCCCAACCTGCGCAAACTGCGCCCCGATGTCATTATGGTCTCCAACACGGGCTACGGGCACGGCGACGGCCCCTACTCTGACTACCCGGCCCAAGCCACCACCCAGGAGGCCACCCACGGCCATTGCGGCGTTACGGGCTACATTGGCGGCCCGCCCTCCAAAGCAGGGCAATCCTTTGTGGACTTTCTGGCGTCGTGGACGGCCGTGTTCACCGTGGCAGCGGCGTTGCGCCTGCGCCAGCGCACCGGCCAGGGCCAGTGGATAGACATCGGGATGTACCAGTGTGGGGTGATGTTTCTCTCGGAGTTTCTGATGGATTACATCGGCAACGGGCGGGTGGCCCCGCGCATGGGCAACCGTCACCCCTTCCGGGCTCCCCAGGGGGTCTACCCCGCCCGGGGCGATGACCAGTGGATTGTCCTCTCTGTGGGCACCGATGCCCAGTGGCGCGCTCTGTGCGACCTGATGGGCAAGCCCCACCTGGCCCACGACCCCCGCTTCGTCGATTCCCTCTCCCGTCTGAAGAACCACGACGCCCTGGATACCCTGATCGCCGAGTGGACACGCGGGCACGACCGCGACGACCTGATAGAGCGTCTGCAGGCGGTGGGCATCCCGGCTGGCCCCGTGTTCCATGCCCGGGATATCCATCTCGATCCGCACTACGCGGCGCGGGGCTTCCTGGAGTGTGTGGAGTATCCGCCGGAGCGGGGGATGGGGCGGCGTCCCCTGATCGGCCGTCCCTTTAAGGCGGCCACCATCCCGGCACGCATCCAAGGGCCGGCCCCCCGATTGGGGGAGCATAACGAGGCAATCCTGGTGGGGCTTCTGGGCTTGACGCCCGAGGCTGTCCGCGACTTGGAGAAGGAGGGGATTATTGCCCAGGTGCCTCGGGATGCCCGGTTGGAGCCCCGGGTGTCGCCCGAGGAGATGGTGCGGAGGGGGGCGCTGGCTTTCTGGGACCCCGAGTATCGCCGGCGCCTCGGGGTAGAGGGGTAA
- a CDS encoding citramalate synthase, translated as MAQRKWPRVEYKEEGMREGMQIEDMNIPVEDKVALIDALAQTGLKTIVIGSFVSPRYTPQMARIEEIVSRIKPPPPGVKFTALVAPGRYQEQARKFSPPLTLEREVPSTMCHMCDVFVRRNWNRTQEDEIQQWPQVVARAQEAGAKQAGIGVNAAWGSNFVGPFTQDERMALLERQYRLWEQAGIPVTHVFLGDPMSWCRPDVVEAQIWAIKERWPSITTFNLHLHNARGMALTSAYAALRVLDADRDTLQIDGTIGGIGGCPYCGNGRATGQMPTEDVMHMLQDMGIDMGVNLDKLIECVWMLEEVTGRPALGHVSKAGPRPTHDRLYDPNAPFIETFEQAKHFLKGPKVYEGGISPWREPIRSPQRPDTMRG; from the coding sequence ATGGCTCAGCGGAAGTGGCCCCGGGTGGAATACAAAGAGGAGGGGATGCGGGAGGGGATGCAGATTGAGGACATGAACATCCCGGTGGAAGATAAGGTGGCCCTGATCGACGCCCTTGCGCAGACGGGGCTGAAGACTATCGTCATCGGTTCCTTTGTGAGCCCCCGCTATACGCCCCAAATGGCGCGCATAGAGGAGATCGTCTCTCGCATCAAGCCCCCGCCCCCTGGGGTGAAGTTCACGGCCTTGGTGGCCCCGGGGCGTTATCAGGAGCAGGCCCGCAAGTTCAGCCCGCCCCTGACCCTGGAGCGGGAGGTGCCGAGCACCATGTGCCACATGTGTGATGTGTTCGTGCGGCGCAACTGGAACCGCACCCAGGAGGACGAAATTCAGCAGTGGCCCCAGGTCGTCGCCCGTGCTCAGGAAGCCGGGGCCAAGCAGGCGGGCATCGGGGTGAACGCAGCGTGGGGCTCCAATTTCGTGGGGCCCTTCACCCAGGACGAGCGCATGGCCCTGCTGGAGCGTCAGTATCGCCTCTGGGAGCAGGCGGGAATCCCCGTGACCCATGTGTTCCTGGGGGACCCTATGAGTTGGTGCCGGCCCGATGTGGTGGAGGCGCAAATCTGGGCCATCAAGGAGAGGTGGCCCTCCATCACCACCTTCAACCTCCACCTGCACAACGCCCGGGGCATGGCCCTCACCAGTGCCTACGCCGCCCTGCGTGTCCTGGACGCCGATCGGGATACCCTGCAGATTGATGGCACCATCGGGGGGATTGGGGGATGCCCCTACTGTGGGAATGGGCGCGCCACTGGCCAGATGCCCACCGAGGATGTGATGCATATGCTCCAGGATATGGGCATTGATATGGGCGTGAACCTGGATAAACTGATTGAATGCGTCTGGATGCTGGAGGAGGTTACGGGGCGTCCTGCCCTGGGGCATGTCTCCAAGGCGGGCCCCCGCCCCACCCACGACCGCCTCTATGACCCCAACGCCCCCTTCATCGAGACCTTTGAGCAGGCCAAGCACTTCCTCAAGGGGCCCAAGGTCTATGAAGGAGGGATTAGCCCCTGGCGGGAGCCCATTCGCAGTCCCCAGCGCCCCGATACTATGCGGGGCTAG
- a CDS encoding alpha-ketoacid dehydrogenase subunit beta encodes MPVKTVLEAIRDAMREEMRRDPRVIILGEDIGRRGGVFLATEGFIDEFGEERVIDTPLAEASIVGIAVGAALNGLRPIAEIQFTDFIWPIVNQLVGEAARHHYGTNGQVRVPIVVRSPYGGMVRGGLYHSQSAEGFFYHCPGLKVVCPSTPYDAKGLLKSAIRDDDPVLFFEHKRTYRTVRGEVPDGDYTIPIGVADVKREGRDLSVFSYGLTLHYCLQAAEALAKEGIQVEVVDLRTVKPLDKQSILASVKKTGRALIVHEDNLTGGVGAEVSAIIAEEGFTDLDAPIRRLCGPDVPAMPFAPTLEQAFMPTTEKIIEAMRNLARY; translated from the coding sequence ATGCCGGTGAAGACGGTTCTGGAGGCCATCCGCGACGCTATGCGGGAGGAGATGCGCCGCGACCCCCGCGTCATCATCCTGGGAGAGGACATCGGGCGACGGGGGGGCGTGTTCTTGGCCACCGAGGGGTTCATTGACGAGTTCGGCGAGGAGCGGGTGATTGATACCCCCCTGGCCGAGGCGTCTATCGTGGGCATCGCCGTGGGGGCCGCCCTCAACGGCCTGCGCCCCATCGCCGAAATCCAGTTCACCGACTTCATCTGGCCCATCGTCAACCAACTGGTGGGGGAGGCTGCCCGCCACCACTACGGCACCAACGGCCAGGTGCGTGTCCCCATCGTTGTCCGCTCCCCCTATGGGGGCATGGTGCGGGGGGGCCTCTACCACTCTCAGAGCGCCGAGGGCTTCTTTTACCATTGCCCCGGCCTGAAGGTCGTTTGCCCCTCCACCCCCTACGACGCCAAGGGCCTGCTCAAATCGGCCATCCGCGACGATGACCCTGTCCTGTTCTTTGAGCACAAGCGCACCTACCGCACCGTGCGGGGCGAGGTCCCTGACGGCGACTACACCATCCCCATCGGCGTCGCCGATGTGAAGCGGGAGGGGCGCGACCTCTCGGTGTTCTCCTATGGCCTTACCCTGCACTACTGCCTGCAGGCCGCCGAGGCCCTGGCCAAAGAGGGCATCCAGGTAGAGGTTGTGGATCTGCGCACCGTCAAGCCCCTGGACAAGCAGTCCATCCTGGCCTCGGTGAAGAAGACGGGGAGAGCCCTCATTGTGCACGAGGACAACCTGACAGGGGGCGTGGGGGCCGAGGTGTCTGCCATTATCGCCGAGGAGGGGTTCACCGACCTGGACGCCCCCATCCGCCGTCTGTGTGGCCCCGATGTGCCCGCCATGCCCTTCGCCCCCACCCTGGAGCAGGCCTTCATGCCCACCACCGAGAAGATCATCGAGGCCATGCGCAACCTGGCCCGCTATTAG
- a CDS encoding CoA transferase, with amino-acid sequence MPAGLLEGVTVLDLSQGIAGPFCARLLGDYGAEVLKVEPPAGDPLRHTGPFLHDDPHPEKSLFFLVLNLNKRGITLNLETALGQRLFLELVERADVVVESFPPGYLGRLGLDYPRLAERNPRLVLTSITPFGQTGPYSRFAGEEIVAYAMSGIMFISGTADREPLKHGGNQAQYDAGLFGAAATAVALLSASTTGQGHHLDISITEVVASTLVSTLPIYAFMGGVPGRRPPQGTMLANPMPCKDGWVILQTGGGATWDDIADFLGKPELKDARFATTEGRRVHGEEVDALVLDAIKERGRWDIFREAARRRILAGIVQDARDLVECPQLAARQFYREVEHPVMGRVKVPAVLCNLSATPYALRRPAPLLGQHNAEVYCGQLGYSREDLVRMRQVGAI; translated from the coding sequence ATGCCTGCTGGTCTGCTGGAAGGCGTTACTGTCCTAGACCTGTCCCAGGGCATCGCCGGCCCCTTCTGCGCTCGCCTATTGGGCGACTACGGGGCGGAGGTGCTCAAAGTTGAGCCCCCTGCGGGAGACCCCCTCCGCCACACCGGCCCCTTCCTGCACGACGATCCCCATCCCGAAAAGAGCCTCTTTTTCCTGGTGCTGAACCTGAACAAGCGGGGCATCACCCTGAACCTGGAGACGGCTCTGGGGCAGCGCTTGTTCCTGGAGCTGGTGGAGCGTGCAGATGTGGTGGTGGAGAGCTTCCCGCCGGGGTATTTGGGGCGTTTGGGGCTGGACTATCCCCGCCTGGCCGAGCGCAACCCCCGCCTGGTGCTCACCTCTATTACGCCCTTCGGGCAGACAGGCCCCTATAGTCGCTTCGCCGGCGAGGAGATTGTCGCCTACGCCATGTCGGGCATCATGTTTATCAGCGGGACGGCCGACCGGGAGCCCCTCAAGCACGGGGGCAACCAGGCCCAGTATGACGCAGGCCTTTTCGGGGCAGCAGCCACCGCGGTGGCCCTCCTGTCGGCCAGCACCACGGGCCAGGGGCACCACCTGGACATCTCCATCACCGAGGTGGTGGCCTCCACTCTGGTGAGCACCCTGCCCATTTACGCCTTTATGGGGGGTGTGCCGGGGCGACGCCCGCCCCAAGGCACCATGCTGGCAAACCCCATGCCCTGCAAGGATGGGTGGGTGATTCTGCAGACGGGGGGCGGAGCCACCTGGGACGATATCGCCGACTTTTTGGGGAAGCCCGAACTGAAGGACGCTCGCTTCGCTACCACCGAGGGGCGGCGGGTGCACGGGGAGGAGGTGGACGCTTTGGTGTTGGATGCTATCAAGGAGCGCGGGCGGTGGGATATCTTCCGGGAGGCGGCGCGACGGCGCATTCTGGCGGGTATCGTGCAGGATGCTCGGGACCTCGTGGAGTGCCCCCAACTGGCGGCCCGCCAGTTCTACCGGGAGGTGGAGCATCCGGTGATGGGGCGGGTGAAGGTGCCGGCGGTGCTGTGCAACCTCTCCGCCACCCCGTATGCGTTGCGGCGTCCTGCCCCCCTCCTGGGCCAGCATAACGCCGAGGTCTACTGCGGGCAGTTGGGCTACAGCCGGGAAGACCTGGTGCGCATGCGCCAGGTGGGGGCCATTTAG
- a CDS encoding acyl-CoA/acyl-ACP dehydrogenase, producing MDVLPNEEEEMLRRSAREVLERECPVSLVRAMEKDEKGYSPDLWRKMAELGWLGLALPEEYGGAGLPLTHLGLVMEEIGRAIAPVPFHSTMTAALTIARDGTPEQKRTILPAVARGEVILTWAFQEADPRLVPEAVQMQAVPQGDGFLLTGSKVFVDNFHIADYCLVACRTAPPSSEAAGLTLFLVPTKAPGISLTPLITLARDKQFQVTFAGVRVPRTGVVGAVHGGWPIIEQMLDRATALLCAQMVGAARKDAEMAWEYSKRRIAFGRPIGSFQALQHLMADMLIWLDGCQLLTYEALWRLGEGLPASVEVSQAKAFCNEKCQAVVRSSQQIHGGIGFIEEFPLHLWYRRVAAWTMRLGTTFEHRARVARALLDTPGPVRLGVSPSEAISSSV from the coding sequence ATGGATGTCCTGCCCAATGAAGAAGAGGAGATGCTCCGACGCTCCGCCCGGGAGGTGCTGGAGCGGGAATGCCCCGTCTCCCTGGTGCGGGCTATGGAGAAGGACGAGAAGGGTTATTCCCCCGACCTGTGGCGGAAGATGGCCGAGTTGGGGTGGCTGGGCTTGGCCCTGCCCGAGGAATACGGGGGGGCAGGCTTGCCCCTCACCCATTTGGGCCTGGTGATGGAGGAAATCGGGCGCGCCATCGCCCCCGTGCCCTTCCACTCCACTATGACCGCCGCCCTGACCATCGCCCGCGATGGCACCCCCGAGCAGAAGCGGACTATCCTCCCCGCCGTGGCCCGGGGGGAGGTGATTCTCACCTGGGCCTTCCAGGAGGCCGACCCCCGCCTGGTGCCCGAGGCGGTGCAGATGCAGGCTGTTCCCCAAGGGGATGGCTTCCTCCTCACGGGGAGCAAGGTGTTTGTGGACAACTTTCACATTGCTGATTACTGTTTGGTGGCGTGTCGGACCGCCCCCCCGTCGTCGGAGGCGGCCGGCCTCACCCTCTTTCTGGTGCCCACCAAGGCCCCTGGTATCTCCCTGACGCCCCTCATCACCCTGGCGCGGGACAAGCAGTTCCAGGTTACCTTTGCGGGGGTGCGGGTGCCCCGCACAGGGGTGGTGGGGGCGGTGCACGGGGGGTGGCCCATCATTGAGCAGATGCTGGACCGGGCCACTGCTTTGCTGTGCGCCCAGATGGTGGGCGCTGCCCGCAAGGATGCCGAGATGGCGTGGGAGTATTCCAAACGGCGCATCGCCTTCGGGCGCCCCATCGGCTCCTTCCAGGCCCTCCAGCACCTGATGGCTGATATGCTCATCTGGCTGGACGGGTGCCAGCTCCTGACCTATGAGGCCCTGTGGCGGTTGGGGGAGGGTCTGCCCGCTAGCGTGGAGGTGTCCCAGGCCAAGGCCTTCTGCAACGAGAAGTGTCAGGCTGTGGTGCGCTCCTCCCAGCAGATTCACGGGGGCATCGGCTTCATAGAGGAGTTCCCCCTGCACCTGTGGTATCGGCGGGTGGCGGCCTGGACCATGCGCCTGGGCACTACCTTTGAACATCGGGCACGGGTCGCCCGTGCCCTGCTGGATACCCCCGGCCCTGTGCGGTTAGGGGTCTCCCCGTCCGAGGCGATCTCCAGTTCTGTATAA
- a CDS encoding thiamine pyrophosphate-dependent dehydrogenase E1 component subunit alpha: MAPGKHRTLGLTPEDLLDMYAKMVLTRVLDQRVWALNRQGKVAIVGSCTGHEGAQVGAIWAMDRTRDLFFTFYRDLCALLTLGITPKEMLLGYMAKAGEPMSGARMFPGHGVYPKYRVINLSNVVGAQMTKAVGAALAAKIRKDPTVVFVSFGDGATSQGEWHEALNFAGVHRLPILFFCQNNRWAISVPQHKQMAIPDVAIRAQGYGFPGVVVDGTDPLEVLKVTREAAQRARSGGGPTLIEAKVERLMPHTSDDDDRRYRPKDDLEKAKARDPIERFRTYLQSEGILTESQDKAIWTRAQAEVDEATEVADKAPYPDPSTLLDHMWATPPGRQGV, from the coding sequence ATTGCCCCCGGCAAGCACCGCACCCTCGGCCTCACCCCCGAAGACCTCCTGGACATGTACGCCAAAATGGTGCTCACCCGTGTTCTGGACCAGCGGGTGTGGGCCCTCAACCGCCAGGGGAAGGTGGCTATCGTCGGCTCCTGCACCGGCCACGAAGGGGCTCAGGTGGGGGCCATCTGGGCGATGGACAGAACCCGCGACCTCTTCTTTACTTTCTACCGCGACCTGTGCGCTCTGCTCACCCTGGGCATTACCCCCAAGGAGATGCTTTTGGGCTACATGGCCAAAGCGGGTGAACCCATGAGTGGGGCGCGCATGTTCCCTGGGCACGGCGTTTACCCCAAGTATCGGGTCATCAACCTCTCCAATGTGGTGGGGGCCCAGATGACCAAAGCTGTCGGCGCAGCCCTGGCCGCCAAGATACGCAAAGACCCCACCGTCGTCTTCGTCTCCTTCGGCGACGGTGCCACCAGCCAGGGGGAGTGGCACGAGGCCCTCAACTTCGCTGGGGTGCATCGTCTGCCCATCCTCTTCTTCTGCCAGAACAACCGCTGGGCCATCTCCGTCCCCCAGCATAAGCAGATGGCCATCCCCGATGTGGCCATCCGCGCCCAGGGGTATGGCTTCCCCGGCGTGGTGGTGGACGGCACAGACCCTTTAGAGGTGCTGAAGGTCACACGGGAGGCGGCTCAACGGGCGCGGAGTGGGGGTGGCCCCACCCTTATCGAGGCTAAGGTGGAGCGCCTCATGCCCCACACCAGCGACGACGATGACCGCCGCTACCGCCCGAAGGACGACCTGGAAAAGGCCAAGGCCCGCGACCCCATAGAGCGCTTCCGCACCTACCTGCAGAGCGAGGGCATCCTCACCGAGAGCCAGGACAAGGCTATCTGGACGCGGGCGCAGGCCGAGGTGGACGAGGCCACCGAGGTCGCCGACAAGGCCCCCTATCCCGACCCCTCTACCCTGCTGGACCACATGTGGGCCACCCCGCCCGGCCGCCAGGGGGTGTAA